The Alkalihalobacillus sp. TS-13 genomic interval CAGTGATGTAATGACTGGCATCACCCGACCGAGAATCTCATACTGCTTTTCCCTCATTTTAAAATAGTTATAGTATTGGTTCTCATGTCTTGTCAGGTGGTTTTCGACATCACGGAAAGCGAGACTTTTCGCCTCTTTAATCAGCCTGTCCACAGTAACGATCTCTTTGCCATCCCAATCGCTTTCCCCTTCTCTTAGAAACTTCGAGAATTCCTTGAGGATTTTTTCAAAATTACTTTCCACGTCCTCTTGATACTTTTTCAATTGAGATTCCATACTCGGCATATACAGGTTCATCACAAGCGCCATTCCGATACCGATTATGATGATTGCAAGTTCATTCAGTACGATCGAAACAGAAAAATCCTTGATCATCAGGAAATGAAGGATGATGACCACGCTTGTTATGACGCCTTCCTTCAATTTGAGCGCAACAAGGGTTGGTATAAAAGCCAATAGAAGCAGTCCGAGCACGAGCGGATGATAGGCGATCCCTTCAAAAAAGAGGAATGCAAAACCAATGCCGATCAAACATGCTGAAAATCGTTCCCATGAACTGACGATCGATTTCTTTTTCGTCACTTTGATGCAGAGAACCGCAAGTATACCCGCTGATATGTAAAATTCAAGCTGGAAAGTCTGGGCGATCAATATAGCCAGAGGTGCAGCAATTGCAGTTTTCAACGTACGATAGCCAATCGGAAATGACAAGGCATTGCCCCCTTTCATTCTGTAGATGTTGATTTTAAATAATGTATGGAGACCTACTATTGAATAAAGTACTGGTTCCAGAGTCATATCCTATTGTAAACCATACCCCTAGTTTTCGTGAAATAAAGACACCCTATGTGGAGAAAATCGAAGCAGACATGAGATTTAAGAATGGAAGATATTCAGATCGAGGTGGTATTTTCTTCCCTGAGGTAGTGAGGTTTGCTTTGGACAATAAGTGATTGGTTATTTTTCAAGTATGTCAAAATCCAAAGGTGTGTTTTCTTTCAAAAGTTTCCTTCCTAATTTTTCACACTGCTGTGTAGTTAATATCTCATTTTTATTTTTATATTTACATTTTATTTGATCGATTTTCTTGTGAAAGATTAAATTTTCGTTGAACAAAATAAATATGTACATATCTTTCCATTTATTGAACATTTCTCAAGATATATGTACATTTCCTGGTATTTATTGAACATTTCCCAAAATATATGTACATATTTTTGTTTTTATCAACATTTGACAAGATTCGGATAAGGACTAAAAGCAAAAAAACCCGCTTACGCCGGTTTTATGAATTATTATGGCGCGCCCACCAGGATTCGAACCCAGAATACGAGAGCCGAAATCTCGTGTGATATCCATTTCACTATGGACGCATTAGTTTTGGACAGGACTTTAGTTTACGCCATATCGTCATCACTGTCAAGATTCAGATAATGAGGCTTGGCCAAGCTATCCTTTTTAATACTTAAAAGTTATGCCACCGGACAAATGCCGGTGACATGTATCTTAACAATGTTCTTTGAATGCATCTTGCAGTTTGTAGACCACTTCAATCGGTTCAGATCCTTCAATTTCATGGCGCTCAACCATCGCCATCAGCTTCCCATCCTTCAGCAGAGCGAAAGACGGTGATGACGGAGGATACCCTGTAAAGAAGGATCTCGCTTTTTCAGTTGCAGCCTTATCCTGGCCAGCGAATACCGTCACTGCATGATCGGGTTTAACATCACTTTTATGCAAGGCGTAACCAGCAGCAGGTCTTGCGATTCCTCCTGCACAACCACAAACGGAGTTTACCAGCACTAGGGTCGTCCCTTCTTTACCAAATGCCGCTTCTACCTCTTC includes:
- a CDS encoding aromatic acid exporter family protein gives rise to the protein MSFPIGYRTLKTAIAAPLAILIAQTFQLEFYISAGILAVLCIKVTKKKSIVSSWERFSACLIGIGFAFLFFEGIAYHPLVLGLLLLAFIPTLVALKLKEGVITSVVIILHFLMIKDFSVSIVLNELAIIIIGIGMALVMNLYMPSMESQLKKYQEDVESNFEKILKEFSKFLREGESDWDGKEIVTVDRLIKEAKSLAFRDVENHLTRHENQYYNYFKMREKQYEILGRVMPVITSLDHTYVQSFRIADFLDDLADAIHPGNTAQRFLDELERMRKTFRNMDLPKDREEFETRSSLHYFLLEMEQYLILKRYFKARD
- a CDS encoding BrxA/BrxB family bacilliredoxin, which translates into the protein MNMNFNMFMNDVVVTARNEAKEAGFAELTTPEEVEAAFGKEGTTLVLVNSVCGCAGGIARPAAGYALHKSDVKPDHAVTVFAGQDKAATEKARSFFTGYPPSSPSFALLKDGKLMAMVERHEIEGSEPIEVVYKLQDAFKEHC